In Streptomyces sp. NBC_00683, the DNA window ATGCCGCTCCAGGGTCCCGGAACGCAGGTCCAGGGAGAGGCGGTGGTCGAGGAGCGTCGCCGTGTCCGGTGCGAGCCACGGTACGGGGTCGTCACCGGCGGCCGAACGGAATTGCAGCGGGAGCCAGTTGGGCAGATTGACCAGGTCCTCGTTCTCGACGCGCCGCCCGGCCACCTCGGAAGTGAGGCGGTTGTAGCAGCCCGCCACGTAGGTGCCTGGGTAGTGCACGGAATCCGCCGCGCATTCCGGGGCGGCTCCGCGCGTGGCGAAATAGCCGTTTCCCAGGGTGCACAAGGATTCCCTGAGCCGCTCGGCGTCAGGATCGTAGCCCTCGTACGTCCACGTCCAGTCCGGCATCGTCAGTCCTTCCCGTCCGCGCGGTCGTCGAGCAGCTCGGCCAGGTCGTGGACCACCAGGTCCGCGCCGTGCCGGAGCAGTGCTGCGCCGGTGTCCGGCCCCGCGGCGCGGTCCACGCCGACCACCAGGCCGAATCCGCCGCGTCGGCCCGCCTCCACCCCGGCCAGGGCGTCCTCGACCACCGCGGTACGGGCTACGGGTGCACCGAGCCGGCGGGCGGCCTCCAGGAACAGCGCCGGGTCGGGCTTGCCGGCCAGCCCGAGGCGTGCGGCTTCGCCGCCGTCGACGAGCGCGTCGAAGAGATCCAGCACCCCGGCTCCCACGAGCAGCTCACCGGCGTGCCGGGAAGCGGAGGCAGCGGCAAGAGGAACCCCCGCTCGGCGCAGCACGTGCAGCAGCGTCACCGTTCCCGGGTAGGCGTCGATGCCGCCCTCCCGCAAGCGCTCGGTGAAGAGCCGTTCCTTGGCCGCGGCGACGGATCGCACGGTGGCGTCGGGCAGCCGCAGTCCGCGTGAGGCGAGGAACCCGGCGGCGCCGTCCAGCCGCGACCTGCCGTCCACGTACCGCAGATAGTCCGTGCCCGTGTCGAAAGGGCGCCTCAGCTCAGGATCCGCGGGCGGGTGTTCCCGCAGACACGCGTCGAAGGCCCTCTTCCACGCGGCGGCGTGCACCCGCGCGGAGTCGGTGATCACTCCGTCGGTGTCGAAGACCACTGCCTCCGAGGCCCGCAGGGCGGCAATCATCGCTCACACCACCTTTCGGCCGGCTGATCGGAGAGCCGGCCCCACTGCCACCGTCCCATCGTGCGCGGCGCGGCGACGATAGGCCCTTCGGCCCTCGGCCGGGACGTTCGGTCCACCCGTTCACCCGTCGCGCAGGCCGGCCCTGTCCCCCGACCGGGCGCATGGCTCCCGGGTCCTCCGACGTGGCTCCGGCGGTCGTATGGATCGGGGTGATTTATGGTGACTCAAGGAATACGCCCCTACCGGAGGTGCAATGAAGCGCACCGCCGCAGCGATCGTCTCTCTGGCCGTCAGCGGGGCGCTGATCGTGGCGACACCGGCTTGCGACGAAGGCGGGTCGGAGTCGTCGGGCGCCCAGTACGGCGACTGCAAGGTCTCGGGACGTTACGGGGAGTTCCAGCTGTCGCCCGTGACGGCGGGCGCCCTCACGGTCAAAACGACTCTGCCCGCGCCCGGCTGGTGGAACGGCTCGACGCCGGACTCCGTCAAGAGCGGCTACGAGTACTGCATGGCCGCCAACATCGCCCACCGGGCAGGACTCGACCGGGTGAAAGTGGAGAACGCGCCCTTCCCGGAGGTCGTGTCCGGCCGGACCAAGGATTTCGACCTGGCCCTGGCGCAGATCACGATCACCCCGGAACGGAGCAAGGTCGCCGCGTTCTCCCCGCCCTACCTCTCGTCGACCCTGGGAGTGCTGATCAGGGACGGGGAGAAGATCAACGAGGACAACATCCGCGACGTCCGCATCGGAGTGGCCGAGGGCACCACGGGTGAGGAGTTCGTCAGGGACCGCCTCAAGCCGGCCAAGCCCCTCTCCGTCTTCGCCAACGATCCGGAGATGGTCACGGCGCTGGAGGAGGACCGGATCGACGCGGTCGTCCACGACACGACGATCCTGCTGGCGTACCCCCAGAAGCGGAAGGGAAGGGTGCGACTCGTGGGCCAGTACAGGACCGACCAGGGTTACGGCGCCCTGTACCCGAAGGGGTCAGCCGAGAAGGACGAGCTGGACCGGATCATCAGGCAGCTGATCGACGACGGGACGCTCGCCAAACTGTCGGCCGTCTACCTCGGGGCCGCTTTCAACCAGGACCCGGCCAAGATCCCGTACTTCACGGCCGACGGCTCCTGAACGCTCCGGGCACGCGCACGCCGGCCCGGTTCTCCGTCCCGCTTCACAGGTCCGCCATCAGGAGACCGCTCAGGTCACCGGCGGCTCCGGCGTCGAGCGCCTGTTCAGCCCAGATGATCTTGCCCCGGTCGGTGTACCGGGTCCCCCAGCGACGGGACAACTGCGCGACGAGGAACAGACCACGGCCTCCCTCGTCGGTGATGGCCGCGCGACGCAGGTGCGGGGAGGTGCTGGTGCCGTCGCTGACCTCGCAGATCAGGCTGTCGCGGTCACGCAGCAGCCGCAGGCTGATGGGGCTTTCTCCGTACCGGATGGCGTTCGTCACCAGTTCGCTGAGGATCAGCTCGGTCGTGAAGGTGGCGTCGCCGAGCCCCCAGGCTTCCAGCTTGCGGGTGGTCTCGGTGCGGATCCGGGAGACGGCTGCGGGGTCGGCGGGAACCTCCCACTCCCCGACCTGCTCCGGGTCGAGCAGTCGAGTGCGCGCGACGAGCAGAGCGACGTCGTCACTCGGCCTGGCGAGCAGCATCTCGCCGAGCACCGCCCGGCAGGTTTCGTCCGGGGTGGCGCCGTCCGTACCGGCGAGCGCCTCCCTCAGCATGCCGAGCCCGGTGTCGATGTCACGGCCCCGGGCCTCGACCAGGCCATCGGTGTAGAGGACCAGCCGGCTGTCGGCGGCCAGCAGGAGTTCGGCGGTCTCGACCGGCAGACCTCCTCCCACACCGAGTGGCGGGGAGACGGGGATGTCGGGGAAGGTCACGGAGCCGTCCGGCGAGACCAGCGCCGGACCGGGATGACCGGCCCGGGCGAGAACGCACCGCCCCGAGACCGGGTCGTAGACCGCATACAGGCAGGTGGCACCGGTGATGGCCTCGGTGTTGCCTTCGGTCGTCGCATCCTGGTCGATACGGGTAATAAGGTCGTCCAGGTGTGCGAGAAGCTCGTCCGGAGGCAGGTCCAGGGCAGCAAAGTTGTGCACCGCGGTCCTCAGGCGGCCCATCGTCGCGGCGGCGTGCAGGCCGTGTCCGACGACGTCGCCGACCACCAGGGCCACCCGGGCACCGGGCAGCGGGATGACGTCGTACCAGTCGCCGCCCACTCCCGCCCGGGCGGGCAGGTACCGGTGCCCGACCTCCAGGGCGGACAGCTCGGGGAACACTCCGGGCAGCAGGCTGCGCTGGAGGGTGACGGCCGTGGTGTGCTCGCGGGTGTAGCGGCGTGCGTTGTCGATGCACACGGCCGCCCGGGCGGTGAGTTCCTCGGCGGGGGACAGGTCGTCCGGCCCGAAGGGGTCCTGCTCCGAACGCCAGAACTCCACGACCCCCAGCAGCTGGCCTCGGGCCTGCAGCGGCACCGAGATCATGGAGTGGATACCGAATTCGATGGCTCTCCGGGCCCGCTCCGGGTCCTGGGCCCGCCATGCGTCGGTCGTCGCGAGGTGCTCCACGAGGACCGGCCGGCCGGTGGCCATACCGAGGGCCACAGGGTTGCCGGGCACGTAGTCGATACGCGTCCCGACGGGGTCGAGGGGCGCGTCGTCCCGGATGCCCGCAACTGCGGCGCGGCACATTTCCATACTCGCCCCCGTCGGTTCACCACCGCGCAGCACGGGTTCCAACAGCTCGATGGTGGCGAAGTCGGCGAAGCGCGGGACCGCCACCTCGGTGAGCTCCTCGGCGGTGCGCTTCACGTCGAGGGTGGTGCCGATCCGTGTGCTGGCCTCGTAGATCAGTTGCAGGCGCCCGCCCGCCACGTCCGCCCGGCCCGCGAGGGCGCGCAGCTCCGTGGTGTCCCGCAGGGTGGCCACGCTGCCCCCCTTCGGGCCCACCGGCCGCACGTTGACCGCGAGCAGGATGTCCCCGGCCAGGAAGACCTTGTCCGTGGCCGCCCTGCCCGATCCCAGCAGCCCGGCCAGGGCCGGGCTCAGCCCCAGTGCGGTGACCGCCATGCCCTCGGTCTTCGGCGGCAGGGCGAGCAGCCGGCGCGCCTCGTCGTTGACCAGCTGCAGCCGTCCCTCACCGTCCAGAATGATCACGCCTTCACGGACCGCGTGCAGCACCGCGTCGTGGTGCTCGTACATGCGGGTCATCTCCACCGGCCCCAGGCCTCC includes these proteins:
- a CDS encoding SpoIIE family protein phosphatase, encoding MGKLGRYGPAGRRRDRVPPTAGPPEPGPEARHRSAGRRLLSSLRPRSVATQVFLLQLGVVLLLIATAVVALVIQDRNRAIQEAGDRSLVAAESFANAPGTAAAMKSDDPTAALQPHAEALRMKTGVDYVVALSPYGFRWTHPDPDQIGKHVSTSYGQALEGEPHQTTFDSSLGKAVDSTVAVFDTNGVAVGLVTVGVTVDKVTSVVEHQLPVILAAGGVALLLAAGGSALVSRRLRRQTGGLGPVEMTRMYEHHDAVLHAVREGVIILDGEGRLQLVNDEARRLLALPPKTEGMAVTALGLSPALAGLLGSGRAATDKVFLAGDILLAVNVRPVGPKGGSVATLRDTTELRALAGRADVAGGRLQLIYEASTRIGTTLDVKRTAEELTEVAVPRFADFATIELLEPVLRGGEPTGASMEMCRAAVAGIRDDAPLDPVGTRIDYVPGNPVALGMATGRPVLVEHLATTDAWRAQDPERARRAIEFGIHSMISVPLQARGQLLGVVEFWRSEQDPFGPDDLSPAEELTARAAVCIDNARRYTREHTTAVTLQRSLLPGVFPELSALEVGHRYLPARAGVGGDWYDVIPLPGARVALVVGDVVGHGLHAAATMGRLRTAVHNFAALDLPPDELLAHLDDLITRIDQDATTEGNTEAITGATCLYAVYDPVSGRCVLARAGHPGPALVSPDGSVTFPDIPVSPPLGVGGGLPVETAELLLAADSRLVLYTDGLVEARGRDIDTGLGMLREALAGTDGATPDETCRAVLGEMLLARPSDDVALLVARTRLLDPEQVGEWEVPADPAAVSRIRTETTRKLEAWGLGDATFTTELILSELVTNAIRYGESPISLRLLRDRDSLICEVSDGTSTSPHLRRAAITDEGGRGLFLVAQLSRRWGTRYTDRGKIIWAEQALDAGAAGDLSGLLMADL
- a CDS encoding HAD family hydrolase — encoded protein: MIAALRASEAVVFDTDGVITDSARVHAAAWKRAFDACLREHPPADPELRRPFDTGTDYLRYVDGRSRLDGAAGFLASRGLRLPDATVRSVAAAKERLFTERLREGGIDAYPGTVTLLHVLRRAGVPLAAASASRHAGELLVGAGVLDLFDALVDGGEAARLGLAGKPDPALFLEAARRLGAPVARTAVVEDALAGVEAGRRGGFGLVVGVDRAAGPDTGAALLRHGADLVVHDLAELLDDRADGKD
- a CDS encoding ABC transporter substrate-binding protein, with the protein product MKRTAAAIVSLAVSGALIVATPACDEGGSESSGAQYGDCKVSGRYGEFQLSPVTAGALTVKTTLPAPGWWNGSTPDSVKSGYEYCMAANIAHRAGLDRVKVENAPFPEVVSGRTKDFDLALAQITITPERSKVAAFSPPYLSSTLGVLIRDGEKINEDNIRDVRIGVAEGTTGEEFVRDRLKPAKPLSVFANDPEMVTALEEDRIDAVVHDTTILLAYPQKRKGRVRLVGQYRTDQGYGALYPKGSAEKDELDRIIRQLIDDGTLAKLSAVYLGAAFNQDPAKIPYFTADGS